In one window of Nakamurella sp. PAMC28650 DNA:
- a CDS encoding LacI family DNA-binding transcriptional regulator has translation MSASAQGRLPGMHDVARRAGVSHQTVSRVLNGLPNVRPETRERVTAAIAELGYRRNNAARALVTRRSSMIGVMTSGSTLWGPSSALIAVESAARAAGYHVSLAGLGSLDNGLVSGVLEYFSDQSVEGIIVIAPEAALAHAADPLVAKVPVVMVAADTRPSPGLHITSVDQEGGARLAVRHLLDLGHRSIVHVSGPLEWFDAAARQRGWQSEMQAAAIEPAPPILGDWTAASGYAAGATLASSTLPTAVFAANDLMALGLVRALHDHGIAVPQQVSVVGFDDIPGSAHFIPGLTTVKQDFAALGRQCIDILLSALNGGVDDPAPIEPELIIRESTAAPVS, from the coding sequence ATGAGTGCCTCCGCACAGGGTCGGCTACCCGGGATGCACGATGTGGCCCGCCGGGCCGGTGTCTCCCACCAGACGGTCTCCAGGGTCCTCAACGGTCTGCCGAATGTGCGACCGGAGACCAGGGAACGCGTGACGGCCGCCATCGCAGAGCTGGGCTACCGTCGCAACAACGCGGCCCGTGCGCTGGTGACGCGACGTTCGTCGATGATCGGTGTGATGACCAGCGGATCCACCCTCTGGGGGCCCAGCAGCGCCCTGATCGCAGTGGAGAGTGCCGCCAGAGCGGCCGGCTACCACGTCAGCCTGGCCGGTCTGGGGAGCCTCGACAACGGTCTGGTGTCAGGCGTTCTCGAATACTTCAGCGATCAGTCCGTGGAAGGCATCATCGTGATCGCACCGGAGGCGGCCCTGGCCCATGCCGCCGACCCGCTGGTCGCCAAGGTCCCCGTCGTGATGGTGGCCGCCGATACCCGGCCGTCCCCCGGCCTGCACATCACCTCGGTCGATCAGGAGGGCGGGGCGCGTCTCGCGGTGCGTCATCTGCTGGACCTGGGCCACCGGTCGATCGTGCACGTCAGCGGGCCGCTGGAATGGTTCGACGCCGCCGCCAGACAGCGAGGATGGCAGAGTGAGATGCAGGCGGCCGCAATCGAGCCGGCCCCGCCGATCCTGGGAGACTGGACCGCCGCCAGCGGTTATGCAGCGGGCGCGACGCTGGCCTCGTCCACGCTGCCGACCGCCGTCTTCGCCGCCAACGATCTCATGGCGCTCGGCCTCGTTCGCGCCCTCCACGATCACGGTATCGCTGTACCACAACAGGTTTCGGTAGTCGGCTTTGACGATATCCCCGGTTCGGCCCATTTCATCCCCGGCCTGACGACGGTGAAACAGGACTTCGCGGCTCTCGGACGCCAGTGCATCGACATCCTGCTGTCGGCCCTGAACGGTGGTGTGGACGACCCAGCTCCGATCGAACCGGAGTTGATCATCCGCGAGAGCACCGCTGCGCCCGTCTCCTGA